One window of Mangrovibacterium diazotrophicum genomic DNA carries:
- a CDS encoding YeeE/YedE thiosulfate transporter family protein, with translation MTTFVILLLGFLFGAIIAYANLNKYNVISGMAMLRDFTVAKAILTAIGLGSVLLALEMHFGLTIYHIKPFIATGIMLGGFIFGVGMAILGYCPGTMVISLGQGSLDALAGLVGGLLGGWIFTQLYPSLQGVLGPNWGALSISGLIESPVLFTVVVILFAATLLFIAFKLNTKSENPKDKKWLYAGIALAVLNGIVFLKAGQNRPIGASTSFPYMADSLTCSTANEYFAKIKTPGNWEMIFLLGALLAGFVIAKLRGEFKFTVVHSNWQQYRSSSKASRTIWAFFAGLILIFGARMAGGCTSGHVISGGMQLAVSSLVFGAFVFAGLLLTGKYFYR, from the coding sequence ATGACAACATTTGTAATTTTATTATTGGGATTTTTATTCGGAGCGATTATCGCCTACGCGAACCTGAACAAATACAACGTTATTAGTGGCATGGCTATGCTCCGGGACTTCACCGTTGCCAAAGCCATTCTAACAGCCATTGGCCTTGGTTCCGTATTATTGGCACTCGAAATGCATTTCGGACTGACGATTTATCACATTAAACCCTTTATCGCAACGGGCATCATGCTCGGCGGATTTATTTTTGGCGTCGGTATGGCCATTTTGGGATACTGCCCTGGAACAATGGTGATATCGTTGGGACAAGGATCGCTGGATGCATTGGCAGGTCTGGTCGGAGGTTTGCTTGGTGGATGGATCTTTACCCAACTTTATCCCTCTCTGCAAGGGGTACTTGGACCTAACTGGGGCGCACTTTCCATCTCTGGATTAATTGAAAGCCCGGTGCTGTTTACAGTTGTTGTCATCCTGTTTGCCGCAACGTTACTGTTTATCGCTTTCAAATTGAACACCAAAAGCGAGAATCCGAAAGACAAAAAATGGCTTTATGCCGGAATCGCCCTGGCGGTGTTAAATGGTATTGTATTTCTGAAGGCCGGGCAGAACAGACCGATCGGAGCGTCCACATCTTTTCCGTACATGGCAGACTCGCTGACCTGCAGTACCGCGAACGAATATTTCGCAAAAATCAAAACCCCGGGAAACTGGGAAATGATCTTCCTGCTGGGAGCGCTGTTGGCAGGCTTTGTCATTGCAAAGCTCCGGGGCGAATTCAAGTTTACCGTTGTTCATTCCAATTGGCAACAATATCGTAGTTCCTCCAAAGCGAGTCGTACTATTTGGGCTTTCTTTGCAGGCCTGATCTTAATCTTCGGAGCACGAATGGCCGGAGGATGTACAAGCGGTCACGTCATTTCGGGGGGAATGCAACTGGCTGTGAGTAGCCTCGTTTTTGGCGCATTTGTATTTGCAGGCTTGTTGCTTACCGGAAAGTACTTTTATCGGTAA
- a CDS encoding DUF4097 family beta strand repeat-containing protein produces MKRKLYAMIALFTALLSLNGYAKADEATITKTFDLNQPGTLNASSSGGGIVVQSHNEATVVIQAYVRKSGRLLSPSDDDLKEILEDFDLDFSKSGSVITAVVKRKSRMNFWNNVGISLTITVPREMSCNVSSSGGGLKIYGVEGTHEFSSSGGGVELANVSGTTEAKSSGGGVKATNQNGDVRLSSSGGGVSVDGADGRVYARSSGGGVHLKNIHGEAEASSSGGGVTVSGEASAVKAKSSGGSVKVDISGLTKELYLESSGGGVDAVIHGGEKLGMDLDLHSDHVHIELSNFSGKSEKNKVEGTMNGGGIPVHMHASGGNVNVTYGD; encoded by the coding sequence ATGAAACGAAAATTGTACGCGATGATAGCGCTCTTCACAGCACTGTTGTCTCTGAACGGATATGCCAAAGCCGATGAGGCCACGATTACCAAGACCTTTGATTTGAACCAACCGGGAACATTGAATGCCTCGTCGTCGGGTGGCGGAATTGTGGTACAAAGCCACAACGAGGCTACTGTAGTCATTCAGGCCTACGTGCGGAAGAGTGGTCGCCTCCTGTCGCCTTCGGACGATGACTTGAAGGAGATACTCGAGGATTTCGATCTCGACTTCTCGAAAAGCGGTTCGGTAATCACGGCCGTTGTGAAGCGCAAATCGCGGATGAACTTCTGGAATAACGTGGGCATTTCGTTAACCATTACCGTTCCGCGAGAAATGTCGTGTAACGTTTCGTCGAGTGGTGGCGGTTTAAAAATTTATGGGGTTGAAGGTACACACGAATTTTCGAGCAGTGGTGGTGGTGTGGAACTGGCGAATGTCAGCGGAACAACCGAAGCCAAATCGTCGGGTGGTGGCGTGAAGGCTACTAACCAAAATGGAGATGTCCGCTTAAGTTCCAGCGGCGGTGGCGTTTCGGTGGACGGGGCAGATGGGCGTGTTTATGCCCGCAGCTCGGGTGGTGGTGTGCACCTTAAAAATATTCACGGTGAAGCAGAAGCTTCCAGCAGTGGCGGCGGCGTTACCGTTTCGGGCGAGGCATCGGCCGTGAAAGCCAAATCGAGCGGTGGCTCTGTGAAGGTTGACATTAGCGGGCTCACCAAAGAATTGTACCTCGAATCGAGTGGTGGTGGCGTTGATGCCGTCATTCATGGTGGCGAGAAACTGGGTATGGACCTCGATCTGCATTCTGACCATGTTCATATTGAGCTTTCCAATTTTTCCGGAAAGTCAGAAAAGAATAAAGTTGAGGGAACAATGAATGGCGGCGGTATCCCGGTTCACATGCATGCATCAGGCGGCAACGTGAACGTGACTTATGGCGATTAG
- a CDS encoding ABC transporter permease, producing MMIRHFIRIALRNIKRRKTLSVIQILCLSVGLAAFILVARYVQYEKDYDKFNANYERIYRLQSYKETDRLADTGQSVVPMANYLNQNVPAVELAIATNESWDEYLSPDNKHVYMEHFGIVAPSEIFSLFSFELIRGDKATALDDPNSIVLSETMAEKYFPGQDAMGKNLFDEQKKKLTVTGIMKDIPEQSSLSASYFRSNADLVKRQGSNWGNSSYEIYVLLRKNTDFEAVSAQISDVLQQHDPNSKHLAYLQPLSQLHLKETARDDRGAVIYFFSFIGILTLLLACVSFMNLTTSFSTMRSVEIGIRKVSGSNRNTIRLQFLTEAIVIALLAFVLAILIAYLILPVFNLVVNRSIQLQLVQNPLLILFLVTVVLASGFVGGSYPALILSSFKPVTVLKGKSPLKKGKLSGLNAMVYLQFILSVVLITSSIWMFKQVNFLKNKDLGFQKESLLHCALPGMKTNISYTQVRERILQNPGVEDMTLSINAPLHSTWGRDVSYEGGPVDDRTFVRWNAACDNFIPTMGMELVQGRNFSDDFAADGNSCLVNETAVQKFGWDNPIGKWIDNGEQQYTVIGVIKDFNNDDVHNPILPYFLLLRDEGFAGHNDLTFKVNPNTTASSLAHIRSVLRESFPGVLFEVNGYDADTNRLDLRIWGSAKNTFAFFTILAVFIAAIGLFGLVVFASQRRVKEIGIRKVQGAKAEQILPLVTRQFLILVFAANVIVYPLAKLMENVTPGQFKYQFTGFDLLIVLGISLLVTIVASGYQSLKASRINPVEALRYE from the coding sequence ATGATGATTAGACATTTTATACGAATTGCACTCCGGAACATCAAGCGCCGAAAAACACTTTCTGTCATCCAGATCTTGTGTCTCTCTGTTGGTCTGGCGGCTTTTATCCTGGTTGCCCGCTACGTGCAATATGAAAAAGACTACGATAAGTTTAACGCGAACTATGAACGAATCTACAGGCTTCAATCGTATAAAGAGACCGATCGGCTAGCTGATACCGGGCAGTCGGTTGTTCCCATGGCCAACTACCTGAATCAAAATGTCCCGGCCGTTGAACTGGCCATTGCTACCAACGAAAGCTGGGATGAATATCTCTCGCCTGACAATAAGCATGTTTACATGGAGCACTTCGGGATTGTTGCTCCATCCGAAATATTCAGCCTGTTTTCGTTTGAGTTGATACGGGGCGATAAGGCAACGGCGCTCGACGATCCCAATTCGATTGTGTTGAGCGAAACAATGGCCGAAAAATATTTCCCGGGTCAGGACGCCATGGGGAAAAACCTATTCGATGAGCAAAAAAAGAAGTTGACCGTTACCGGGATCATGAAAGACATACCCGAGCAATCATCGCTAAGTGCGTCTTACTTTCGGTCGAATGCTGATTTGGTGAAAAGGCAGGGGAGTAACTGGGGCAACAGTTCGTACGAGATCTATGTTTTGCTTCGTAAGAATACAGATTTTGAAGCAGTGTCGGCCCAGATTTCCGATGTCCTTCAGCAACACGATCCCAATTCAAAACATTTGGCTTACCTGCAGCCATTGAGTCAATTACATCTGAAGGAAACAGCTCGCGATGATCGTGGTGCCGTGATCTATTTCTTTTCGTTTATCGGGATTCTCACCCTTTTGCTGGCCTGTGTCAGTTTTATGAACTTGACGACTTCTTTTTCAACCATGCGATCGGTCGAGATTGGAATCCGTAAAGTATCGGGCAGTAATCGCAACACGATTCGCCTGCAGTTTTTAACTGAAGCCATCGTGATTGCCTTGCTGGCCTTTGTGTTGGCCATTTTGATCGCCTATTTAATTTTGCCGGTGTTTAATCTTGTTGTTAACCGTAGTATCCAACTTCAGCTGGTACAAAATCCTTTGCTGATTCTGTTTTTAGTAACCGTAGTTTTAGCCAGTGGTTTTGTTGGTGGCAGTTATCCGGCGCTCATTTTGTCGAGCTTCAAGCCGGTAACGGTTCTGAAAGGAAAAAGTCCGCTCAAGAAAGGTAAGCTGAGCGGATTAAATGCCATGGTTTACCTGCAGTTTATTTTGTCGGTCGTGTTAATTACCTCGAGCATCTGGATGTTTAAACAGGTTAATTTTCTGAAAAATAAAGACCTGGGTTTTCAAAAAGAAAGCCTGTTGCATTGCGCGCTGCCAGGTATGAAAACCAACATTTCCTATACCCAGGTTCGCGAGCGTATTCTGCAGAATCCCGGTGTTGAAGATATGACGCTTTCGATCAATGCACCGCTTCATTCAACCTGGGGGCGAGATGTCAGCTACGAAGGAGGGCCGGTTGATGATCGTACTTTTGTACGATGGAACGCGGCCTGCGATAACTTTATTCCAACCATGGGAATGGAGCTTGTTCAAGGGCGCAATTTCTCCGATGATTTTGCGGCCGATGGCAATTCGTGTTTGGTGAATGAAACGGCCGTGCAGAAGTTTGGCTGGGACAATCCCATTGGGAAATGGATTGACAACGGTGAGCAGCAATACACCGTTATCGGTGTGATCAAGGATTTCAATAATGACGACGTGCATAACCCGATATTACCTTATTTTCTATTGTTGCGCGACGAAGGATTCGCGGGGCACAACGACCTCACCTTTAAAGTCAATCCGAACACAACAGCAAGTAGCCTGGCTCATATTCGTTCGGTGCTTAGAGAAAGCTTTCCGGGGGTGTTATTTGAGGTGAATGGTTACGATGCAGATACAAACAGGCTGGATCTTCGAATATGGGGCAGTGCCAAAAACACCTTTGCTTTTTTTACCATCCTTGCTGTCTTCATTGCGGCAATCGGCTTGTTTGGACTGGTGGTGTTTGCATCGCAACGGAGGGTGAAGGAGATTGGCATACGAAAGGTGCAGGGGGCCAAAGCCGAGCAAATTCTTCCGCTGGTTACCCGGCAGTTTTTAATCCTCGTGTTTGCAGCCAATGTGATTGTCTACCCGTTGGCAAAATTGATGGAGAACGTCACGCCAGGGCAGTTTAAATACCAATTTACAGGCTTCGATTTGTTGATCGTTTTGGGGATCTCGTTGTTGGTGACCATCGTTGCAAGTGGTTACCAATCACTCAAGGCGTCGCGCATAAATCCGGTTGAGGCATTGCGGTACGAATAA
- a CDS encoding ABC transporter permease codes for MRHFFVTIWSSIRKSKQTNLFNLIGLSVSFASFVLLSIYLWNEFTFDQYNKNFRQVYMLELNTKENGENESNYWLPNPMADYFAENIPELSTLCSFAWGPNVYSLEKGGGEGVNISTRAVDSTFAEMFDLHMKYGGLKSLAGNDGILLSENAAKKLFGDDNPVGKTIYADFQTPYIIEGVFYNLPQNCSFQQFEAFSSFPTAAWTASWEEYSFNHYYQLPADASLSEVILKMNQSQFVKDWKKDSTDDFSFSLLPVNEQHFNKELGSGNLLFARSLVLVALLLLFMAFVNYLNFAIANAPKQRKAINVRQFLGESTKRLLMLSIGESAFIISLSFIGSIFLSAGVCYFWPDIFSYEFRLGNYVRIFVLCWVLVLVLGAIVASIQTRMNGNRSLARALDRNLPRGQQRNFTGKLLTVLQFGISIFLIISVLFVEKQVRFFKNYDLGFSKENIVIVDIPQAIQEHESAFVSELVKNNDIIDYAFSQFIPGGVGMGWGREIDGKTINFNCWPVDERYMNFMGFEIMEGRGFSENLKADENNFIMNEAALKDFGWDKQAIGKQIPGFGFSGTLIGIVKDMKYASLREEVTPLAFWLTETRHNKLSVKISGKDVSGTIAHIREVYSQFDKNHAFNYRFMDEQLDNMYKAEEKQAQLISLFSIVSILISVIGVLGLAILLSEYRIKEIGIRKVNGAKTGEIIAMLNNGFVRSVMLAFAIACPLGYYAMRKWLESFAYKTELSWWIFALAGVLALGIALLTVSFQSYRAATRNPVEALRYE; via the coding sequence ATGAGGCACTTTTTTGTGACAATCTGGAGTTCGATTCGCAAATCAAAACAAACCAATTTGTTCAATCTGATCGGTTTGTCGGTATCGTTTGCTTCGTTTGTTTTATTGTCGATTTATCTGTGGAATGAATTTACGTTTGATCAGTACAATAAGAATTTCAGGCAGGTATATATGCTTGAATTGAACACGAAGGAGAATGGAGAGAATGAGTCAAACTATTGGCTGCCAAATCCAATGGCCGATTATTTTGCCGAGAATATACCGGAATTGTCTACCCTTTGTTCGTTTGCTTGGGGGCCCAATGTTTATTCATTGGAAAAAGGTGGCGGTGAAGGAGTGAATATTTCAACTCGGGCAGTTGATTCCACTTTTGCAGAAATGTTTGATTTGCACATGAAATATGGGGGACTGAAATCGCTGGCTGGAAACGATGGTATTCTACTTTCCGAAAACGCAGCTAAAAAGCTGTTCGGTGATGATAATCCTGTTGGAAAAACAATTTATGCCGACTTTCAAACACCTTATATCATTGAGGGCGTGTTTTATAATCTTCCACAGAATTGCTCATTTCAACAATTCGAAGCATTTAGCTCTTTCCCTACGGCAGCGTGGACTGCTAGTTGGGAAGAATACAGTTTTAATCATTACTACCAATTACCGGCGGATGCTTCGTTATCGGAAGTAATTCTTAAGATGAATCAATCACAATTTGTAAAAGATTGGAAAAAGGATTCAACAGACGATTTTTCATTTAGCTTGTTGCCGGTAAATGAACAGCATTTTAACAAAGAGCTGGGTAGCGGAAATCTGCTTTTTGCCCGGTCGCTGGTCTTGGTTGCTTTGCTGCTGTTATTTATGGCTTTTGTCAACTACCTGAACTTTGCCATTGCAAATGCTCCTAAACAGCGCAAAGCAATCAATGTCCGTCAATTTCTCGGAGAATCGACAAAACGATTGTTGATGTTGTCCATTGGAGAGTCTGCGTTTATCATTAGCCTGTCATTTATCGGGAGTATCTTTCTCAGCGCCGGAGTATGTTATTTTTGGCCAGATATCTTTTCGTATGAATTTCGCCTCGGGAATTATGTCCGGATCTTTGTATTGTGCTGGGTATTGGTCCTCGTGTTGGGGGCGATTGTCGCTTCGATCCAGACTCGAATGAATGGAAATAGGTCGCTGGCAAGAGCATTAGACCGAAATTTGCCGCGAGGCCAGCAACGCAATTTTACAGGAAAGCTATTGACGGTTTTGCAATTCGGAATTTCAATTTTTCTTATTATCAGCGTTTTATTTGTTGAAAAGCAGGTCCGCTTTTTTAAAAACTATGATCTGGGATTTTCAAAAGAGAATATTGTGATTGTTGATATTCCGCAGGCTATACAAGAACACGAAAGTGCGTTTGTGAGCGAATTGGTAAAGAATAACGACATCATCGATTATGCGTTTTCTCAGTTTATTCCGGGAGGAGTTGGTATGGGCTGGGGACGAGAGATCGATGGCAAAACGATTAATTTCAATTGCTGGCCGGTTGATGAACGCTATATGAATTTCATGGGATTTGAGATTATGGAGGGCAGGGGATTTTCAGAAAATCTTAAAGCAGATGAAAATAATTTCATCATGAATGAGGCCGCTCTGAAAGACTTTGGATGGGATAAACAAGCCATCGGTAAGCAGATTCCTGGCTTTGGATTTAGCGGTACCCTGATTGGAATTGTAAAAGACATGAAATATGCCTCGTTAAGAGAAGAGGTTACTCCATTGGCATTTTGGCTAACCGAAACACGCCACAATAAACTTAGTGTTAAAATTTCGGGTAAGGATGTCTCTGGCACAATTGCTCATATTCGTGAGGTTTATAGCCAATTCGATAAAAACCATGCATTTAATTATCGGTTTATGGACGAACAGCTTGATAATATGTATAAGGCTGAAGAGAAGCAAGCACAACTCATTTCTTTATTTAGTATCGTGTCTATTCTCATATCTGTTATTGGTGTTTTAGGGTTGGCAATTTTACTTTCAGAATACCGAATAAAGGAAATTGGAATACGGAAAGTAAATGGAGCTAAAACAGGCGAAATTATAGCGATGCTAAACAATGGTTTTGTAAGGTCGGTCATGCTTGCTTTCGCCATCGCTTGTCCGCTTGGTTATTACGCCATGAGGAAATGGCTCGAAAGCTTCGCCTATAAAACGGAACTCAGCTGGTGGATTTTCGCGTTGGCTGGCGTTCTGGCGCTGGGAATTGCTTTATTGACGGTTTCATTTCAGTCGTATAGAGCGGCTACGCGAAACCCGGTTGAAGCATTACGATACGAGTAG